Proteins encoded together in one Mus musculus strain NOD/MrkTac chromosome 4 genomic contig, GRCm38.p6 alternate locus group NOD/MrkTac MMCHR4_NOD_IDD9_3 window:
- the Vamp3 gene encoding vesicle-associated membrane protein 3 translates to MSTGVPSGSSAATGSNRRLQQTQNQVDEVVDIMRVNVDKVLERDQKLSELDDRADALQAGASQFETSAAKLKRKYWWKNCKMWAIGISVLVIIVIIIIVWCVS, encoded by the exons AT GTCTACAGGTGTGCCTTCGGGGTCAAGTGCTGCCACTGGCAGTAATCGAAGACTCCAGCAGACACAAAATCAAGTAGATGAG GTGGTTGACATCATGAGAGTCAATGTGGATAAGGTGTTAGAAAGAGACCAGAAGCTCTCGGAGCTAGATGACCGCGCAGATGCACTGCAGGCAGGTGCCTCGCAGTTTGAAACAAGTGCTGCCAAGTTGAAGAGAAAGTATTGGTGGAAGAACTGCAAG ATGTGGGCGATAGGGATCAGTGTCCTGGtgatcattgtcatcatcatcatcg TGTGGTGTGTCTCTTAA
- the Gm38529 gene encoding uncharacterized protein Gm38529: protein MRRERQTLAYDGLPATSGLPLLPGAPRAQSERSRSLPPLARKEPRGVAAASSVRRCPHPRPSASARRPRGTRGRRGATTRPAASGDRVHRGAAAHLRPRDSARRPARPPLESECQAAATAPEAGRRSGPPSPEPASPLSAARHSHFGGGGGGEWPRVDGLALQATEAEEMGGAVVTSRAVAGPEPATRS, encoded by the coding sequence ATGCGTCGGGAGCGCCAAACGCTGGCCTACGACGGGCTCCCGGCCACCTCAGGTCTCCCGCTCCTGCCGGGCGCACCCCGCGCACAGAGTGAGCGTTCACGCTCGCTCCCGCCCCTCGCGAGGAAGGAGCCGCGGGGTGTGGCGGCCGCTTCCTCGGTCAGGCGGTGTCCCCACCCCCGTCCTTCCGCGTCTGCCCGCCGTCCGCGGGGCACTCGGGGACGTCGCGGCGCCACGACTCGTCCCGCAGCGTCCGGGGACAGGGTGCACCGCGGGGCCGCTGCCCACCTCAGGCCCCGGGACTCCGCGCGTAGGCCTGCGAGGCCTCCACTCGAGTCCGAGTGTCAAGCAGCGGCCACCGCGCCTGAAGCGGGTCGCAGGAGTGGGCCACCATCCCCGGAGCCCGCCTCGCCTCTCAGCGCAGCGCGTCACTCACATtttggcggcggtggcggcggcgaaTGGCCGAGGGTCGACGGACTCGCGCTGCAGGCAACCGAGGCTGAGGAGATGGGCGGGGCCGTGGTGACGTCACGAGCGGTGGCCGGACCGGAACCCGCGACGCGCTCTTAG